In a genomic window of Tissierella sp. Yu-01:
- the murD gene encoding UDP-N-acetylmuramoyl-L-alanine--D-glutamate ligase, producing the protein MNLINKKVLVFGLGITGVSTIKALHKLGAKISVCDTKTESELNKILIGLKDIPMELHLGSDDFDLNEIDLVIKSPGIPPSSKLIKKAIHDNVEVITDLELAYRISSTENIIAITGTNGKTTCTVLTGEIFKKADFKTHVVGNIGVGILDEIIFTGEEDVFIIEASSFQLENTSVFKPKVGLITNITPDHLDWHGTYEEYINAKFKIFRNQGTKDYMILNYDDKRLRDMKDEIKSKIIWFSIQEKLSKGIYIEDEYIIINDGLNEIKLIKADELKILGKHNLENALGCIGIALAMKVDLNILKDVLRTFKGVEHRLEFVTKKREIYFYNDSKGTNPDASIKAIEAVKSPIILIAGGYDKGTEFDSFIKEFKDKVKALILLGDTKDKLKKAALNNNYTSIYEVNSIKEAVDLSYELGNEGDNVLLSPACASWDMYRNYEERGNDFKNHVLTLME; encoded by the coding sequence ATGAACCTAATTAACAAAAAAGTTTTAGTATTTGGATTAGGAATTACTGGTGTGTCAACTATTAAGGCACTGCATAAACTAGGTGCAAAGATTTCGGTTTGTGATACTAAAACTGAATCAGAGTTAAATAAAATATTGATAGGGCTTAAAGATATACCTATGGAATTACATTTAGGTAGTGATGATTTTGACTTAAATGAGATAGACTTGGTTATTAAAAGTCCTGGTATACCGCCTAGTTCAAAATTGATTAAAAAAGCTATTCATGACAATGTTGAAGTTATTACTGATTTAGAACTTGCTTACAGAATTTCTTCAACAGAGAATATTATTGCAATAACTGGAACAAATGGTAAGACAACATGTACGGTTTTGACTGGTGAGATATTTAAAAAAGCAGATTTTAAAACACATGTAGTGGGAAATATTGGAGTAGGTATATTAGATGAAATAATATTTACAGGTGAAGAAGACGTATTTATAATAGAAGCTAGTAGTTTTCAATTGGAAAACACATCAGTATTCAAACCAAAGGTTGGACTTATAACAAATATAACTCCAGATCACCTAGATTGGCATGGAACGTATGAAGAATACATAAATGCTAAATTTAAAATCTTTAGGAACCAGGGAACAAAGGACTACATGATTTTAAACTATGATGATAAGAGACTAAGAGACATGAAGGATGAAATCAAAAGTAAGATTATTTGGTTTAGTATTCAAGAAAAACTGAGCAAAGGAATTTATATTGAAGATGAATATATAATAATAAATGATGGACTAAATGAGATAAAACTAATAAAAGCAGATGAATTGAAAATACTTGGTAAGCATAATTTAGAGAACGCATTAGGTTGTATAGGTATTGCCTTAGCAATGAAAGTAGATTTAAATATTCTAAAAGATGTTCTTAGGACTTTTAAAGGGGTTGAGCACAGGCTTGAATTTGTTACAAAAAAAAGAGAGATTTACTTTTATAATGATTCAAAAGGAACAAACCCTGATGCTAGTATAAAGGCTATTGAAGCAGTAAAATCTCCTATTATTTTAATAGCTGGGGGCTATGATAAGGGTACTGAATTTGATAGTTTCATTAAGGAATTTAAGGATAAGGTTAAAGCACTTATTCTATTAGGAGATACAAAAGATAAATTGAAAAAGGCTGCTTTAAATAACAATTATACTTCAATTTATGAAGTGAATTCTATTAAAGAAGCAGTGGATCTTTCTTATGAACTTGGTAATGAAGGAGACAATGTATTATTATCACCTGCATGTGCAAGTTGGGATATGTATAGAAATTACGAAGAAAGAGGCAATGATTTTAAAAATCATGTTTTAACCTTAATGGAGTGA
- the ftsW gene encoding putative lipid II flippase FtsW, translated as MNKDKKVVKRKSADFILLIATISLVFVGIVMVFSSSWPEAMVEFNDGYHFLKKQLTSATLGFIALLFTMNIDYRLFKKFAVPIYVLSLLSGLLLFTPLGVELKGATRWINLGFTTFMPSDAIKVGSIIFFASFLANKKDKVGTLVQGTIPALIYIGLSCGLIFLQPDLGTTVTLAATLMAMFFVAGMKISHLSAMIIGAAAFLFYAIAGEGNEYRMSRWTTFLDPFADKLGDGWQVVQSLYALGSGGLFGLGLGKSRQKFFYIPEAYNDFIFSIIGEELGLFGTLLVLFLFLILIWRGVIIALKTDDLFGCYLASGITALITIQSLINIAVVTSSIPTTGITLPFISYGGTSLLFYMASVGILLNISRHAKLDRS; from the coding sequence ATGAATAAAGATAAAAAAGTTGTTAAGAGGAAATCAGCAGATTTCATTTTATTAATTGCTACTATTTCACTTGTATTTGTTGGGATAGTAATGGTTTTTAGTTCAAGTTGGCCAGAAGCTATGGTTGAATTTAATGATGGTTATCATTTTTTAAAAAAACAGCTTACATCAGCTACTCTAGGATTTATTGCCTTACTTTTTACAATGAATATAGATTATCGGTTATTTAAAAAATTTGCTGTACCAATATATGTTTTATCACTTTTGTCAGGTTTATTATTATTTACACCTCTAGGTGTAGAGCTGAAAGGTGCAACTCGTTGGATAAATTTAGGTTTTACTACATTTATGCCTTCTGATGCAATAAAGGTTGGCTCAATAATTTTTTTCGCTTCCTTTTTAGCAAATAAGAAGGATAAAGTGGGTACTTTAGTTCAAGGAACAATTCCAGCACTGATTTACATAGGATTATCTTGTGGATTAATATTCCTCCAACCTGATTTAGGTACTACTGTTACATTAGCAGCTACATTAATGGCAATGTTTTTCGTTGCAGGTATGAAAATATCGCATTTATCTGCCATGATTATAGGGGCTGCAGCTTTTTTATTTTACGCAATAGCAGGTGAAGGAAATGAATATAGAATGAGCCGTTGGACTACATTCTTAGACCCTTTTGCTGATAAATTAGGAGATGGATGGCAAGTAGTACAATCTCTATATGCACTGGGTTCAGGAGGATTATTTGGGTTAGGCTTAGGTAAAAGTAGACAGAAGTTTTTCTATATTCCAGAAGCATATAATGACTTTATATTCTCAATAATAGGTGAGGAATTAGGTTTATTTGGTACATTATTAGTGTTGTTTTTATTTCTAATACTGATCTGGAGAGGTGTAATTATTGCATTAAAAACAGATGATTTATTTGGATGTTATTTAGCATCGGGTATAACTGCATTAATAACGATTCAATCTCTTATTAATATAGCTGTAGTAACTTCATCTATACCAACGACAGGAATTACCCTGCCATTTATAAGCTATGGAGGAACTTCATTATTATTTTATATGGCATCAGTTGGAATATTACTTAACATCTCTAGACATGCAAAATTAGATAGGAGTTGA
- the murG gene encoding undecaprenyldiphospho-muramoylpentapeptide beta-N-acetylglucosaminyltransferase, with product MKYLITGGGTGGHIYPALAIASEIKRSNPNADILYIGTKSGLEAELVPKAGFEFKAIRVKGMPRRLNKSSLIALRELMYGLSDSKKLIREYKPDIVIGTGGYVSGPVVYMAKKLKVPALIHEQNVYPGITNKILSRFVDKIAVTFDDAKQYFKHPEKVVNTGNPIRGEILKVNKKNAYDKLKINPEKPFILSFGGSGGQKKLNECFYELIKGYKDVDNYQLIHVTGARFYDDFMKKLCDDGIIINSNIRVLPYFYEMPDALNIADLIVTSAGAITLAEISAVGVPSILIPKAYTAENHQEFNARTFQEKGASVMILEKDLSYIKLRNIIDELINNKQELRNMSLNSKKMGKINAARLIVAEVDSLLKKK from the coding sequence ATGAAATATTTGATTACTGGAGGGGGCACTGGTGGGCATATTTATCCTGCCTTAGCCATCGCTAGTGAAATTAAGAGATCTAATCCAAATGCGGATATTCTATATATTGGTACTAAAAGTGGACTAGAAGCAGAGTTAGTACCAAAAGCTGGATTTGAGTTTAAGGCTATTAGGGTTAAAGGAATGCCTAGACGATTAAATAAGTCATCTTTAATAGCCTTAAGAGAGTTGATGTATGGGCTTAGTGACTCGAAAAAATTAATAAGGGAATATAAGCCAGATATAGTCATTGGTACAGGTGGTTATGTAAGTGGTCCGGTTGTATATATGGCTAAGAAATTAAAGGTTCCTGCATTAATCCATGAACAAAATGTTTATCCGGGAATAACAAATAAAATCCTTTCAAGATTCGTAGATAAGATTGCAGTTACCTTTGATGATGCAAAACAATATTTCAAACATCCGGAAAAGGTAGTTAATACTGGTAATCCAATTAGAGGTGAAATATTAAAAGTTAATAAAAAAAATGCTTATGATAAATTGAAAATAAATCCTGAGAAACCATTCATTCTGTCATTTGGTGGCAGTGGAGGCCAAAAAAAATTAAATGAATGTTTCTATGAATTGATAAAAGGTTATAAAGATGTAGATAATTACCAATTAATACATGTTACAGGTGCCAGATTTTATGATGATTTTATGAAAAAATTATGCGATGATGGAATTATAATAAATTCTAATATAAGAGTCTTACCTTATTTTTATGAAATGCCAGATGCATTAAATATAGCAGATTTAATAGTTACTAGCGCAGGTGCGATTACACTTGCTGAAATATCAGCCGTTGGAGTACCAAGCATTCTTATTCCAAAGGCTTATACAGCAGAAAATCACCAAGAATTCAATGCAAGAACATTTCAAGAAAAAGGTGCTAGTGTAATGATTCTTGAAAAAGATTTGAGTTATATAAAATTAAGGAATATAATAGATGAATTGATTAATAATAAGCAAGAATTAAGAAATATGTCGTTAAATAGCAAAAAGATGGGTAAAATCAATGCAGCAAGATTAATTGTGGCTGAAGTTGATAGTCTACTTAAAAAAAAGTAA
- the murA gene encoding UDP-N-acetylglucosamine 1-carboxyvinyltransferase: protein MEKYIINGGYKLSGEISIQGAKNSVLPILAATVISGGTSIVSNIPKLRDVDMMVKILSSLGADVSLEGDVLVINSSQINKIEVPEELVREMRSSIIIMGAMLARFGEVKIAFPGGCEIGPRPIDLHLKSLRQMGAVIEEAHGFLDCKTTGLKGCEIQLDYPSVGATENIMLAAVTAEGVTTIRNAAREPEIIDLQHYLNEAGARVVGAGTSIITIEGVESLNDCNHRIIPDRIVAGTYMTAAAITKGEIIVKDIITDHLLSIIAKLREAGAIIYANGSALKVIGPNKLYALEMLQTLPYPGFPTDMQAQLMALLTIANGTSIVNETIFENRFKHAEELTRMGASIKTFGKVAVVKGVKELTGAKVSAKDLRGGAALVLAGLVAQGTTEIENIYHINRGYESMEENLNKLGANIKTIK, encoded by the coding sequence ATGGAAAAGTATATTATTAATGGAGGGTATAAATTATCTGGAGAAATTAGTATTCAAGGTGCAAAGAACTCTGTACTACCCATATTAGCAGCTACTGTTATATCAGGAGGAACAAGTATTGTCTCAAACATTCCAAAATTAAGGGATGTTGATATGATGGTTAAAATACTATCTTCATTAGGAGCTGATGTATCTCTTGAAGGTGATGTACTTGTAATTAATTCTTCCCAAATAAATAAAATTGAAGTACCCGAAGAATTAGTAAGAGAGATGAGATCATCCATAATAATTATGGGAGCAATGCTAGCTAGATTTGGAGAGGTAAAAATAGCTTTTCCAGGAGGATGTGAAATAGGGCCAAGGCCTATAGATTTACATCTAAAGTCCTTAAGACAAATGGGAGCAGTTATAGAAGAGGCTCATGGTTTTTTAGATTGCAAGACAACAGGATTAAAAGGTTGTGAAATTCAACTGGATTACCCATCTGTTGGAGCAACTGAAAATATAATGTTAGCTGCAGTAACTGCTGAGGGAGTTACAACTATACGTAACGCTGCAAGAGAACCAGAGATAATAGATTTACAGCACTATTTAAATGAGGCAGGGGCAAGGGTTGTAGGAGCAGGAACTAGTATAATAACAATAGAGGGTGTAGAGTCATTAAATGATTGTAATCATAGAATAATCCCTGATAGAATCGTTGCAGGTACGTATATGACTGCTGCAGCAATTACAAAAGGTGAAATTATAGTAAAAGATATTATTACTGACCATTTATTAAGTATTATAGCAAAATTAAGAGAAGCTGGTGCTATAATATATGCTAATGGCAGCGCTTTAAAAGTTATAGGACCAAATAAATTATATGCACTTGAAATGCTTCAAACGTTACCATATCCTGGATTTCCTACAGATATGCAAGCTCAGTTAATGGCACTTCTAACAATAGCTAATGGTACCAGTATAGTAAACGAAACTATATTTGAAAATAGATTTAAGCATGCAGAGGAATTAACAAGAATGGGTGCAAGTATAAAAACATTTGGTAAGGTTGCTGTGGTTAAAGGAGTAAAAGAATTAACGGGTGCTAAAGTATCCGCTAAGGATTTAAGAGGAGGAGCTGCACTGGTATTGGCTGGTTTAGTAGCACAAGGCACAACTGAAATAGAAAACATCTATCATATAAACAGAGGTTATGAAAGTATGGAGGAAAACCTTAATAAACTAGGCGCAAATATAAAAACTATTAAATAG
- a CDS encoding FtsQ-type POTRA domain-containing protein, with protein sequence MKKTTRVERKKRRKRIFFRLILLSTLMSIAVIFAFNSDFFYIDYIFVEGNKSIVYDQIVNSSMIDKGENIFRIKIKDSEDEIKKMPYIKEAHVKRKIPNKIYITVEEREVAYQFKVLSSYILLDKDGYVLELTDEQVENVPIFNGFDISDIKVGESILTNTANEALTVFFNDDTVLNTISKMSIITYDELENDVNIDLINGIGVAFGSLDNVKYKMKLLDKILVDIEKKQIQCKMIIMNKGENPILVTDN encoded by the coding sequence GTGAAAAAAACCACAAGGGTTGAGAGGAAAAAAAGACGCAAAAGAATTTTTTTTAGGCTGATATTACTAAGTACTTTGATGTCTATTGCGGTCATATTTGCTTTTAATTCTGATTTTTTTTATATCGATTATATATTTGTAGAAGGAAATAAAAGTATTGTATACGATCAAATAGTCAACTCATCAATGATTGATAAGGGTGAAAATATATTTAGGATAAAAATTAAAGATTCAGAAGATGAGATAAAGAAAATGCCTTATATCAAAGAGGCACATGTAAAAAGAAAGATACCTAATAAAATATACATAACTGTGGAAGAAAGAGAGGTAGCTTATCAATTTAAAGTGTTATCTAGTTACATTTTATTGGATAAGGATGGATATGTACTAGAATTGACAGATGAACAAGTAGAAAATGTTCCAATATTTAACGGTTTTGACATATCAGATATAAAAGTAGGTGAAAGTATCTTAACCAATACAGCAAATGAAGCTCTAACTGTATTCTTTAATGATGATACTGTACTTAATACAATTAGTAAAATGTCGATAATAACATATGATGAATTAGAAAATGATGTAAATATTGATTTAATTAATGGTATAGGTGTTGCCTTTGGGTCCTTAGATAATGTAAAATATAAGATGAAGCTATTAGATAAAATATTAGTGGATATTGAAAAAAAACAAATACAGTGTAAAATGATTATAATGAATAAAGGAGAAAATCCTATATTGGTAACAGATAATTAA
- a CDS encoding DUF881 domain-containing protein, translating to MKKTRNMMALILVSIFLGLILSIQFKTINKSIGEGVLPTQRAQQLAVELKKAQQEKEAQTNRIEELENKIEQYEKGGVENNVYAENLYKDTMKYRALAGYTDLVGAGIVLEIHDPPVDVQFGEGYSIVDELDLILQVISVLNAAEAEAISINDQRYTGFTEIVRAGNHIEINGVSNSSPITIKAIGNPDTLESALAIKRGIVWQLRNYDYIVHLTQDTNITIPKYRKVKEFIYASPVEETMN from the coding sequence ATGAAAAAGACTCGTAATATGATGGCTTTAATACTTGTTTCTATATTTTTAGGATTAATTTTATCCATCCAGTTTAAAACGATTAATAAATCTATAGGCGAAGGTGTTTTACCTACTCAAAGAGCACAACAATTAGCTGTAGAGTTAAAAAAGGCTCAGCAGGAAAAAGAAGCCCAAACCAACAGAATTGAGGAACTGGAAAATAAAATCGAGCAGTATGAAAAGGGTGGGGTTGAAAATAATGTATATGCAGAAAACCTTTATAAAGATACTATGAAATATAGAGCATTAGCTGGTTATACAGATTTAGTAGGTGCAGGGATAGTGCTAGAAATACATGATCCTCCAGTAGATGTTCAATTTGGAGAAGGTTATAGCATTGTAGATGAGTTAGACTTGATTCTGCAAGTTATAAGTGTTCTGAATGCAGCTGAAGCAGAAGCTATATCAATAAATGATCAGCGATATACTGGTTTTACTGAAATAGTCAGAGCTGGTAATCATATTGAAATCAATGGTGTTTCTAATAGTTCTCCTATTACAATAAAAGCAATAGGAAATCCAGATACATTGGAATCAGCTTTGGCAATAAAAAGAGGAATAGTTTGGCAACTTAGAAATTATGATTATATAGTACATCTAACCCAAGATACTAATATAACCATACCTAAATATAGAAAAGTAAAAGAATTTATATATGCTAGCCCTGTAGAAGAAACTATGAATTGA
- a CDS encoding DUF881 domain-containing protein: MKKNNPKIILTVFSILVGILIATQMKLKVESIAPVTIKSIQDTKSEVNNINNEILELDEIIKRKEQELEILENISKGDQNIVDILYEDLEINMANSGRTSLEGPGIRITMYDNMDSEIIGFDINDDVIHDVDILNILNDLKIAGAEAISINDQRVVSTSEIKCGGPIIKINGRSIGTPFVIKAIGDPMVLMASVNAPGTYGDTLRSVFSIGFEPEVQDKVVIPAYKGSFSYKYAKPVGEGE, translated from the coding sequence ATGAAAAAAAATAATCCAAAAATCATTTTAACAGTGTTTAGCATTCTAGTGGGTATATTAATAGCTACTCAGATGAAATTAAAAGTAGAATCAATAGCACCAGTAACAATTAAGTCTATACAGGATACAAAAAGTGAAGTTAATAATATTAATAACGAAATTTTAGAGTTAGACGAAATTATAAAACGAAAAGAGCAGGAACTTGAGATATTAGAAAATATTTCCAAGGGTGATCAAAATATTGTTGATATTTTATATGAAGATTTGGAAATTAATATGGCTAACTCAGGGCGAACAAGTTTAGAGGGACCAGGCATAAGAATTACAATGTATGACAATATGGATAGTGAGATAATTGGTTTTGATATAAATGATGATGTTATACATGATGTAGATATATTAAATATATTAAACGATTTAAAAATAGCTGGTGCAGAAGCTATTAGCATCAATGACCAAAGGGTAGTTTCCACATCTGAGATAAAATGTGGAGGACCGATTATAAAAATCAATGGAAGGAGTATAGGAACTCCTTTTGTAATAAAAGCAATAGGTGATCCGATGGTTTTAATGGCATCTGTTAATGCACCTGGAACGTATGGAGATACTCTTAGGTCAGTATTTTCCATAGGTTTTGAACCAGAAGTACAAGATAAGGTAGTAATCCCTGCATATAAAGGGAGTTTTAGTTATAAATATGCAAAACCAGTAGGAGAGGGTGAGTAA
- a CDS encoding small basic family protein produces MFFALIGILIGAVIGFLLPYTYNTAYSLYISVAILACLDSVFGGIRANLEDNFSIQIFLSGFFGNAILAAFLAYIGDRLGVPLYYAAIFTFGGRLFDNFGAIRRIWLRKRKSV; encoded by the coding sequence ATGTTTTTTGCACTTATAGGAATATTAATTGGAGCTGTTATAGGATTTTTATTACCCTATACTTACAATACCGCATATTCATTATACATTTCAGTAGCTATACTAGCATGTCTGGATTCTGTTTTTGGTGGTATTAGAGCAAATCTAGAAGATAACTTTAGTATACAAATATTTTTATCTGGATTTTTTGGAAATGCCATACTAGCTGCATTTTTAGCTTACATTGGAGACCGTCTAGGAGTTCCGCTGTACTATGCAGCAATTTTTACTTTTGGTGGTCGACTTTTTGACAATTTTGGCGCAATAAGACGAATTTGGCTAAGGAAAAGAAAATCCGTTTGA
- the ftsZ gene encoding cell division protein FtsZ, which translates to MFDFDIDVDQFAKIKVIGVGGGGNNAVNRMVECGVRGIEFVALNTDRQALYSSRAETKIQIGEKITKGLGAGANPEIGGKAAEENRNDIMESLKGADMIFITAGMGGGTGTGAAPVVAEIAKELGILTVGVVTKPFTFEGKKRQVQAEKGVEELKSKVDTLVTIPNDRLLQIADKKTTMSQAFMMADEVLQQGIQGISDLISVPNLINLDFADVKTIMSAKGIAHMGIGYASGDNRATDAAKLAIKSPLLETSIEGAKSVLLNITGGSDLGIFEVNEAADLIRQAVDQDANIIFGAGIDESLGEAIKITVIATGFEERPESANKQSKLNSESTKKESKDTNSSSVHIDDTEEDLDIPIFLRRRERK; encoded by the coding sequence ATGTTCGATTTTGATATTGATGTTGATCAATTCGCTAAAATTAAAGTAATAGGTGTAGGCGGTGGAGGAAATAATGCAGTTAATCGTATGGTAGAGTGTGGTGTTAGAGGAATTGAATTTGTTGCACTCAATACAGATAGACAAGCACTATATTCTTCTAGAGCTGAAACTAAGATACAAATAGGTGAAAAAATTACTAAGGGTTTAGGCGCAGGTGCCAACCCTGAAATAGGTGGTAAAGCCGCTGAAGAAAATAGAAACGACATTATGGAGTCTTTAAAAGGTGCAGATATGATTTTTATAACGGCAGGTATGGGTGGAGGAACCGGTACAGGTGCAGCACCTGTTGTAGCTGAAATAGCAAAAGAACTTGGAATTCTAACTGTAGGTGTCGTAACTAAACCATTTACATTTGAAGGTAAAAAGAGACAAGTTCAAGCTGAAAAAGGCGTTGAAGAATTAAAAAGCAAAGTTGATACATTGGTAACTATACCTAATGATAGATTGTTACAAATTGCAGATAAGAAGACTACTATGTCTCAGGCATTTATGATGGCTGATGAAGTTCTACAGCAAGGTATTCAAGGTATCTCTGATTTAATATCAGTTCCAAATCTAATAAATTTGGATTTTGCAGATGTTAAAACCATAATGTCAGCAAAAGGAATTGCTCATATGGGTATAGGATATGCCTCAGGGGATAATAGAGCAACAGATGCGGCTAAGCTTGCAATAAAGAGTCCATTACTTGAAACTTCCATTGAAGGTGCTAAGTCTGTTCTTTTAAATATAACAGGTGGATCTGATTTAGGAATATTTGAAGTTAATGAAGCTGCTGATTTAATAAGACAAGCAGTTGATCAGGATGCCAATATTATATTTGGTGCTGGTATTGATGAGAGCCTTGGTGAAGCAATTAAAATTACTGTAATTGCAACTGGTTTTGAAGAAAGACCAGAATCAGCTAATAAACAAAGCAAGTTAAATTCTGAATCTACTAAGAAAGAATCTAAAGATACTAATTCTAGCAGTGTACATATAGATGATACTGAAGAAGATTTAGATATTCCTATATTCTTAAGAAGAAGAGAGAGAAAATAA
- a CDS encoding sigma-E processing peptidase SpoIIGA: MYIVLEYLLIENFIINFLILYLTKILVRSNVRYRRIIIGAAISSLYSLVFFSPKTLFLTLPLPKLILSALLIRITFKYINFKFFLKELIAFYIISFIFAGATLGIFYSSKSNTKIWDMGIDILNGFPVKYLIIGVLISLIGGKLIFKYYHQKVLKENYIIDLTISYNEQNIKLRALLDTGNSLVVPFTNKQVVVVEYEKLKEVLPSKMEELIRANWECNYKLIEELLKDLQEQINLTLIPFNSIGKSGMLFGFKPDYLMFNYLGNEYIKKDIIVGIFSGTLEKEMGYSGLLHYELINGGVEHEYIKVQN, from the coding sequence TTGTATATTGTACTAGAGTATTTGCTAATAGAAAACTTTATTATCAATTTTTTAATTCTTTATCTTACAAAAATACTAGTTAGGTCTAATGTTAGATACAGAAGGATTATTATAGGAGCAGCTATATCATCATTATATTCCCTTGTGTTTTTTTCCCCAAAGACACTATTTCTAACTTTACCTTTGCCTAAATTGATACTATCCGCACTACTAATAAGAATAACTTTTAAGTATATAAATTTTAAATTCTTTCTTAAAGAACTAATAGCATTCTACATAATATCATTTATCTTTGCTGGTGCTACTCTAGGTATATTCTACTCATCAAAAAGCAACACGAAAATATGGGATATGGGAATAGATATTTTAAATGGATTTCCAGTTAAGTACCTAATAATAGGAGTCTTGATAAGTCTTATAGGGGGCAAATTGATTTTTAAGTACTATCATCAGAAGGTTCTTAAGGAAAATTATATTATAGATCTAACTATAAGCTATAATGAACAGAATATTAAGCTAAGAGCACTTTTAGATACTGGAAATTCGTTAGTAGTACCTTTTACTAACAAACAAGTAGTAGTGGTGGAATATGAAAAACTAAAGGAAGTATTGCCTTCCAAGATGGAGGAATTAATTAGAGCAAATTGGGAGTGTAATTATAAGCTCATTGAAGAATTATTAAAAGATTTACAGGAACAAATAAATTTAACCTTAATCCCATTCAATTCAATAGGTAAAAGCGGTATGTTATTTGGATTTAAGCCTGACTATCTAATGTTTAATTACTTGGGGAATGAATATATAAAAAAGGATATTATAGTTGGCATCTTTTCAGGAACTTTGGAAAAAGAAATGGGATATAGTGGTCTTTTGCATTATGAATTAATAAATGGAGGAGTTGAGCATGAATATATTAAAGTACAAAATTAA
- the sigE gene encoding RNA polymerase sporulation sigma factor SigE has protein sequence MNILKYKIKLIIYKLLRKFNLLERIDYIGTGESLPPPLKPDEELFYLENLRNDESIKGILIERNLRLVVYIARKFENTKVSIEDLISIGTIGLIKAVNTFDPDKKIKLATYASKCIENEILMYLRKTSKIKNEVSFDEPLNTDWDGNELLLSDILGTDGDIIFKYLEEEVDKTLLSEAIEKLSNREKTIVELRFGLSSGMEKTQKEVADLLGISQSYISRLEKRIIKRLRKEMGRLL, from the coding sequence ATGAATATATTAAAGTACAAAATTAAACTTATAATTTATAAGTTGTTAAGGAAATTTAATCTGCTTGAAAGAATAGATTACATAGGCACAGGAGAATCACTTCCTCCACCTTTAAAACCAGATGAGGAACTTTTTTACTTAGAAAACCTAAGAAATGATGAATCTATTAAAGGTATATTAATTGAAAGAAACCTTAGATTAGTTGTTTATATAGCAAGAAAATTTGAGAATACTAAAGTTTCAATTGAAGACTTAATTTCCATAGGTACTATTGGTCTTATAAAGGCAGTTAATACATTTGATCCAGATAAAAAAATTAAATTAGCAACATATGCGTCAAAATGTATTGAAAATGAGATTTTAATGTATCTAAGAAAGACTAGTAAAATTAAGAATGAAGTATCTTTTGACGAACCATTAAATACTGATTGGGATGGGAATGAATTATTGTTATCAGATATATTAGGAACAGATGGTGACATAATTTTTAAATATTTAGAGGAGGAAGTAGATAAAACATTGCTATCAGAGGCTATTGAAAAACTTTCAAATAGGGAAAAAACTATAGTAGAACTACGATTTGGACTGTCAAGTGGTATGGAAAAGACTCAAAAAGAGGTAGCTGACTTATTAGGCATTTCCCAATCATATATATCTCGATTAGAAAAAAGAATTATTAAAAGATTGCGTAAGGAAATGGGTAGACTTTTATAA